The following are encoded in a window of Numida meleagris isolate 19003 breed g44 Domestic line chromosome 11, NumMel1.0, whole genome shotgun sequence genomic DNA:
- the TUSC2 gene encoding tumor suppressor candidate 2 isoform X1, which produces MGMLSLAGGVAGAPCPERARLGAPTAAPRPRASSAARGPCFRPRLAIHAHIPAAPSYSSMYYDEDGDLAHEFYEETIVTKNGRKRAKLKRIHKNLIPQGIVKLEHPRIHVDFPVIICEV; this is translated from the exons ATGGGGATGCTTTCTCTGGCGGGTGGGGTTGCAGGCGCGCCCTGCCCGGAACGGGCCCGGCTGGGGGCGCCGACAGCGGCCCCCCGACCCCGTGCGAGCAGTGCTGCTCGCGGGCCCTGCTTCAGGCCTCGGCTAGCCATCCACGCTCACATCCCTGCCGCCCCTTCCTACAGTTCCATGTATTACGACGAGGACGGGGATCTTGCCCACGAGTTCTACGAGGAGACAATCGTCACCAAGAACGGGAGGAAGCGTGCCAAGCTGAAGAGGATCCACAAGAACCTGATACCTCAG GGCATAGTTAAGCTGGAGCACCCTCGCATTCATGTGGATTTCCCCGTGATCATCTGTGAGGTGTGA
- the RASSF1 gene encoding ras association domain-containing protein 1 gives MELIELRELQPEPRPGRGRLERANALRISPARRHGSGARPEPRPAAAQGTGHRFEPRRRGLHTWCDLCGDFVWGGGRKSLQCRHCSFTCHYRCRALVRLDCSGPPGTGDEDDGSEQELEKDTNVDEPSSWETAELDPAQVEQRIKEYNSQINSNLFMSLNKDGSYTGFIKVQLKLARPVSVPAAKRGPGGRPGQRTAGVKRRTSFYLPRGTVKHLHVLSHTRASEVISALLRKFTVVDDPRKFALFERSEKDEQVYLRKLADEEQPLRLRLLAGPSEKALSFVLKENESGEVNWDAFSLPELHNFLRILQREEDEQLRRVRHRYARCRRELQAALAAHTPG, from the exons ATGGAGCTGATCGAGCTGCGGGAGCTGCAGCCCGAGCCacggccgggccggggccgcctGGAGCGAGCCAACGCGCTGCGCATCAGCCCGGCCCGCCGGCACGGCTCCGGGGCGCGGCCCGAGCCCAGGCCGGCGGCGGCACAGGGCACCGGGCACCGCTTCGAGCCCCGGCGCCGCGGGCTCCACACCTGGTGCGACCTCTGCGGGGACTTCGTCTGGGGAGGCGGCAGGAAGAGCCTCCAGTGCCGCC ACTGCAGCTTCACCTGCCACTATCGCTGCCGGGCCCTGGTGCGGCTGGACTGCAGCGGCCCCCCAGGCACAGGGGACGAGGACGATGGCAGCgagcaggagctggagaaggacACGAATGTG gatgagcccagcagctgggagacaGCGGAGCTGGACCCAGCACAGGTGGAGCAGCGCATCAAGGAGTACAACAGCCAGATCAACAGCAACCTCTTCATGAGCCTG AACAAGGATGGCTCCTACACCGGCTTCATCAAAGTACAGCTGAAGCTGGCGCGCCCCGTCTCTGTGCCAGCTGCCAAGCGGGGTCCTGGGGGGCGGCCAGGGCAGCGCACAGCGGGCGTGAAGCGCCGCACATCCTTCTACCTGCCCCGTGGCACCGTCAAGCACCTGCACGTGCTCTCACACACCCGTGCCAGCGAGGTGATCAGCGCACTGCTCCGCAAGTTCACCGTGGTGGACGACCCCCGCAAGTTCGCCCTCTTCGAGAGGTCCGAGAAGGATGAGCAAG TGTACCTGCGCAAGCTGGCAGACGAGGAGCAGCCGCTGCGGCTGCGGCTGCTGGCAGGCCCCAGCGAAAAGGCGCTGAGCTTCGTCCTGAAGGAGAACGAGAGCGGCGAGGTGAAC TGGGACGCCTTCTCGCTGCCCGAGCTGCACAACTTCCTGCGCATCCTGCAGCGTGAGGAGGACGAGCAGCTGCGCCGTGTCCGCCACCGCTACGCCCGCTGCCGCCGGGAGCTGCAGGCCGCGCTGGCCGCCCACACGCCGGGCTGA
- the HYAL1 gene encoding hyaluronidase-1 (The sequence of the model RefSeq protein was modified relative to this genomic sequence to represent the inferred CDS: added 60 bases not found in genome assembly), with product MAPGWLCWALLLLLTAPVCAPGPGPGPVLVNRPFVTVWNIPSEPCAQQYNVTLPLGVFDVVANTEEAFMGQDITLFYSSHLGLFPYYTAQGQPVDGGLPQNASLAAHLQQARRDIVSALPRATYDGLAVVDWEQWRPLWARNWGSMNIYREKSEELVQQQHPLWPPSLVEEVAQQQYQKGARAFMEQTLQLGEAMRPGGYWGFYGFPDCYNNNFSNPLYNGSCPVVEQQRNRELGWLWNCSRALYPSIYLPHQLQGTNKVLHYVRYRVAEAFAVQKGILSTAIPVLPYAEIIYDNTSDFLSEEDLVNTIGESAAQGAAGIIIWGSYTESASKEKCLKLRDYLDGALGHYIVNVTTSAQLCSQSLCSGKGRCVRKEGKLAFLQLDPSRFAINLKATKPQPVVWSLTANSGMSQLAEDFNCQCYSGWQGEHCDSRAPSNK from the exons CCTGGACCTGGACCTGGCCCTGTTCTGGTCAACCGCCCCTTTGTCACTGTCTGGAACATCCCCAGCGAGCCCTGCGCTCAGCAGTACAATGTCACCCTGCCCCTGGGGGTCTTTGATGTCGTGGCCAACACGGAGGAGGCCTTCATGGGGCAGGACATCACGCTGTTCTACAGCTCGCACCTGGGGCTCTTCCCCTACTACACGGCACAGGGGCAGCCGGTGGATGGGGGGCTGCCGCAGAACGCCAGCCTGGCAGCCCACCTGCAGCAGGCCAGGCGGGACATCGTGTCTGCATTGCCCAGAGCCACGTATGACGGACTGGCCGTTGTTGACTGGGAGCAGTGGCGCCCGCTGTGGGCCCGCAACTGGGGCTCCATGAACATCTACCGGGAGAAGTCGGAGGAgttggtgcagcagcagcacccgcTGTGGCCCCCCAGCCTTGTGGAGGAGGTGGCCCAGCAGCAGTACCAGAAAGGTGCCCGCGCTTTCATGGAGCAGACGCTACAGCTGGGTGAGGCCATGCGGCCTGGTGGCTACTGGGGCTTCTATGGCTTCCCTGACTGCTACAACAACAACTTCAGCAACCCGCTCTACAATGGCAGCTGCCCGGTGGTGGAGCAGCAACGCAACCGGGAGCTGGGTTGGCTCTGGAATTGCAGCCGGGCACTCTACCCCAGCATCTACCTGCCTCACCAGCTGCAGGGCACCAACAAGGTGCTGCACTATGTCCGGTACCGTGTGGCTGAGGCCTTTGCTGTCCAGAAGGGCATCCTCAGCACTGCCATCCCCGTCCTGCCTTACGCCGAGATCATCTATGACAACACTTCTGACTTTCTCTCTGAG GAGGACCTGGTAAATACCATCGGGGAAAGCGCGGCTCAGGGTGCTGCAGGCATCATCATCTGGGGAAGCTACACTGAGAGCGCCTCCAAG GAGAAGTGCCTGAAGCTGAGGGACTAcctggatggggccctgggccaCTACATCGTCAATGTGACAACCAGtgcccagctgtgcagccagAGCCTGTGCTCTGGGAAAGGCCGCTGCGTGCGTAAGGAGGGCAAGCTGGCCTTCCTACAGCTTGACCCCAGCCGCTTTGCTATCAACCTGAAAGCCACCAAGCCCCAGCCCGTGGTGTGGAGCCTGACTGCCAACAGTGGCATGTCCCAGCTGGCTGAGGACTTCAACTGCCAGTGCTACAGTGGCTGGCAGGGAGAGCACTGTGACAGCCGGGCCCCCTCTAATAAGTGA
- the HYAL2 gene encoding hyaluronidase-2, which yields ALALALPWLLPAVLARQSPEKPSAAPLLTRRPFLVAWNAPTQDCKPRFQVALDFSIFDLHASPNEGFVDQNLTIFYKERLGLYPYYNKRWEPINGGVPQLSSLSEHLARLQEGIGKYIRSATSEGLAVIDWEEWRPIWVRNWKPKDVYQEKSRELVKKRQPHLSPEEVNKQAVFEFESSARQFMVRTLRYAKSFRPKQLWGYYLFPDCYNHDYSKNKESYTGQCPDVEKTRNDQLAWLWNESLALYPSIYLDPLLASTPNSRKFVRARVMEAMRISQQHHEGYSLPVFVYTRPTYTRKMDVLSQPDLISTIGESAALGAAGVIFWGDVEYTKNRESCQTIKDYMEGDLGRYIVNVTTAAQHCSAILCQGQGRCLRQNSTANVFLHLNPATFQLQRRDEEQPQRPLIWAKGHLSPTDIHFLRTHFRCHCYQGWQGNSCQQPAGPRGGAPGPLAPMGLGVLLLFLIRC from the exons GCGCTGGCGCTGGCGCTGCCTTGGCTGCTGCCCGCGGTCCTGGCCCGGCAGTCCCCCGAGAAACCGTCGGCTGCGCCGCTGCTGACCCGACGGCCCTTCCTGGTGGCCTGGAACGCGCCCACGCAGGATTGCAAGCCCCGCTTCCAGGTGGCCCTGGACTTCAGCATCTTCGACCTGCACGCGTCGCCCAACGAGGGCTTCGTGGACCAGAACCTCACCATCTTCTACAAGGAGCGCCTGGGGCTCTACCCGTACTACAACAAGCGGTGGGAGCCCATCAACGGCGGCGTGCCGCAGCTGAGCAGCCTGTCTGAGCACCTGGCCCGGCTGCAGGAAGGCATCGGCAAGTACATCCGCTCGGCCACCTCGGAGGGGCTGGCGGTCATCGACTGGGAGGAGTGGCGGCCCATCTGGGTGCGCAACTGGAAGCCCAAGGACGTGTACCAGGAGAAGTCACGGGAGCTGGTGAAGAAGCGACAGCCGCACTTGTCCCCAGAGGAGGTGAACAAGCAGGCGGTCTTCGAGTTCGAGTCGTCTGCGCGGCAGTTCATGGTGAGAACGCTGCGCTATGCCAAGAGCTTCCGGCCCAAGCAGCTCTGGGGGTACTACCTCTTCCCCGACTGCTACAACCACGACTACAGCAAGAACAAGGAGAGCTACACAGGGCAGTGCCCCGATGTGGAGAAGACGCGCAATGACCAGCTGGCGTGGCTGTGGAATGAGAGCCTGGCGCTCTACCCCTCCATCTACCTCGACCCGCTCTTGGCTTCCACACCCAACAGCCGGAAGTTTGTCCGGGCGCGGGTGATGGAGGCCATGCGCATCTCGCAGCAGCACCACGAGGGCTACAGCCTGCCTGTCTTCGTCTACACGCGGCCCACCTACACCCGCAAGATGGATGTGCTCAGCCAG CCGGACCTCATCTCTACCATCGGCGAGAGcgcagcactgggagcagctggggtcATTTTCTGGGGTGACGTGGAGTACACCAAAAACCGG gAGTCATGCCAGACAATCAAGGATTATATGGAAGGAGACCTGGGCCGCTACATTGTCAATGTGACAACGGCAGCGCAGCACTGCAGCGCAATACTGTGCCAGGGACAGGGCCGCTGCCTGCGCCAGAACAGCACCGCCAACGTCTTCCTGCACCTCAACCCTGCCACCTTCCAGCTGCAGCGACGGGAtgaggagcagccccagcgTCCTCTCATCTGGGCCAAGGGCCACCTGTCTCCTACTGACATCCACTTCCTACGGACCCATTTCCGCTGTCACTGTTACCAGGGCTGGCAGGGCAactcctgccagcagccagctggacCTCGTGGGGGTGCCCCTGGCCCCCTGGCACCAATGGGTCTGGgggtgctgctgttgttcttgATCAGGTGCTAG
- the TUSC2 gene encoding tumor suppressor candidate 2 isoform X2, which produces MGASSSKSRGLWPFASSAAGGGGAEGPGGQQALARARGGRAATPFVFTRRGSMYYDEDGDLAHEFYEETIVTKNGRKRAKLKRIHKNLIPQGIVKLEHPRIHVDFPVIICEV; this is translated from the exons ATGGGTGCCAGCAGCTCAAAGTCGCGAGGGCTGTGGCCGTTCGCCTCCtcggcggcgggcggcggcggagccGAGGGCCCCGGCGGGCAGCAGGCCCTGGcccgggcgcggggcgggcgcgcCGCCACCCCCTTCGTCTTCACACGCCGCGG TTCCATGTATTACGACGAGGACGGGGATCTTGCCCACGAGTTCTACGAGGAGACAATCGTCACCAAGAACGGGAGGAAGCGTGCCAAGCTGAAGAGGATCCACAAGAACCTGATACCTCAG GGCATAGTTAAGCTGGAGCACCCTCGCATTCATGTGGATTTCCCCGTGATCATCTGTGAGGTGTGA